The following is a genomic window from Marinobacter sp. NP-4(2019).
AGTGGCTGAATGCTGACGCTTAATATAGTGTTCCGGCAACCTCATTCGCTGTCCGGCAGCTACTTCAGTGTCTCGATGGCCTTCGCGTCGGTCGCAAGAATGTTTTCCTCTTTGATCAGTTGTGCCAGTCCGGTTCTTGAAAGAGCTTCTCGCAACGGAAGCTTGGGGCCGGACAGGTAGAGTGTAATGCCCTTTGTATCCAGAAAGGACCAGATATCCTGCAGGGTGTCCAGGCCGGTGGAGTCGATCTGATTCAGTGAAGAGGCGGAAATCAATACCGCTTTCAGGCTTGGGTCGGCATCCACTCTCTTGCGAATATAGCGCTCCAGCATCGGTGCGGTCAGATAGGTCAGGGAGGCGTCCATGCGCACACCGAGGACCCCCTCGGCAATGGGCGGCAGTTGGTAGAGATTTCTGTCACGAAACCCACCGGTTTCATGGACCCCCAGTTCAATGATTCGCGGCATCGCATGGTGATGAAGAAAAGCGAGCAGGGAGGCGGCCATTCCCGCCAGTATTCCCCAGTAAAGGTTGGGCACGGTGACCAGCGTCACAACCAGGGTGACGAGGGCTACAACGCCATCCTTGGGATTTTCACGACTTAATCGGGTGAGCGAGCGGACATCAATCAGCCGGGTGACTGGCACGATGATGATAGCGGCGAGAATCGCGGTCGGCAGGTAATACAGAACCTGGGTAAAGCCGAACAGGGAGATCAGTACCACCAGCGAGGCGATCAGGGAAGCCCGTGCGGTTTTTGCCCCGCTGTAGGCATTCAGCGCCGTGCGGGAGAAGGAGCCGCTGACGGGGAAGGCGCCGCTAAAGCCACTGGTCACTTTGGCCAGTCCCTGACCGATTAACTCCTGATTTCGGTCCCAGGGTTCTCCGGTTATTCGCGACATGGTGCGACAACTCGACATCGCCTCAGTAAAGCTGATCAGGGCGATGATGGCAGCGGGCAAGAGCAGCGCCAAGTGCTGATCGACCGAAAGCGTCAATGGTAGCGAAGGCTGCGGGAGTCCGCTACCCACAGGCCCGATGACGGAACCGCCGAGTTCTGCGAATCCCAGCAGGTAGCTGCAGGCAATGCCAATCAATGTGACGACCATGACCGCAGGCAGGCGCGCCGTAAATTTCCCGAGCAAGAGCAAAACCGCAACGCCACCGAGGCCGAATCCGGCGGTGACCATCAGCCGCAAGGGGGCGTGTTGCCACTCATGCCAGATCGTGGATAGCCAGTTCCCTTCGGTGCCCGTACCAAAGCCCAGCAGGGAGGGTAACTGCGAAACTATTATGATGACCGCAGCCGCATTCACGAACCCCTGAACAACGGCATTCGAGATGAGGTTAGCGAGAATGCCCATGCGGAACGCGCCCATAAAGAACTGCATGAGACCGGAATAGAAGGCAAGCCATATCGCCATCGCCACCCATTCCGGTGATCCTGCCTCGGCCAGGGGTTGCAGCGCCGCAAAGGTCAACAGGCTGGTCAAGGCAACAGGACCTACCGCAAGCAATGACGATGAGCCGAACAACGCCCCGACGATGCCCGGCAACAGGGCTGCATAAAGGCCGGTGACGGGAGGCATCCCCGCGAGTTGGGCGTAAGCCAGGGCCTGGGGAATCAGCACCAACCCAACCGTAATGCCCGCGATGGCATCCGCCCGGGTCTGCTGTTTCGTGGGCCTGGCCCACCTCAGGAAGGGAAAGAGCCTGAAGATCATTTCGCTTGGGGACATCTGCATAGCAGCTCCGAGTGGCAACGTGTCACTGTCACACGTGTATCCGCGGAGCTCTCCGTTGAGGGCTTTGATAATCGTATAGCATATCATCACGATGCAGAACGGGATCGTCGTGGCCGTCACTCCGGTCCTTTTATTCGCCCCTGTGACAGTATTCTCACGAGGCCCGCATAAGATCTGCCGCTTTCTCTGCGATCATCACCGCCGGCGCATTGGTATTGCCGCCGATGATGCTTGGCATAATGGACGCATCCACCACCCGTAGCCCTTCCAACCCATGAACCCGTAGTTGGGGATCGACAACAGCCATATTGTCGCCCCCCATTTTGCAGGTGCCCACCGGGTGATAGACAGTGTCGGTGCGTGATCGGAGCACTTCGCGGATGTCATCGTCCGTGGTGACATTCGCGGTAAAGGGGTCTTTAGTGATGAAGCGGGCGAGTGCCGGCGCTTTCATCAGTCGATCCGTCATTTTATAGCCCTTGACCATCGTTTCGATATCATCCGGATGGTCAAAGAATTTCGGGTCGATTATCGGGGGTGTTTGCGCCGAACGATCTTTCAGCGAAACGGTACCGCGACTCTTGGGGCGCAGCAGGCAGACGTGACAGGAAAAACCGTGCCCGCCATGCAGGGTTCTGGCGTGATCATCCACCAGTGCAATTACGAAGTGCAGCTGGATATCGGGAGCGTCCAGCTGAGCGTCGGTTTTGAGGAAGCCACCGCCTTCTGCAAAGTTGGAAGCCAGCAGGCCGCGACGCTCTTTGCGATAACGCATAAACTGACGGATTCCGTGCAGACCGCCTTTCAGTGACAACCCCAGCAGGTTGGCATCTTTGGATTTATAGCCAAAGATGAAATCCGGGTGGTCCTGTAGGTTCTTGCCCACGCCAGGAAGGTGATGCACCACAGGAACGCCGACTGTTCGGAGCTCATCGGCGTCCCCTACTCCGGACAGCATCAACAGTTGCGGTGACTGGAATGCGCCGGCGCTCAGCACCACTTCCTTCCGTGCACGAATCTGTTGTAACTGGCCGTTTTTCAGGACCTCGACACCTACCGCGCGTTTGCCTTCGAACAGAACACGTTGTGTCAGCGCATCGGTCTCGATCGTCAGGTTAGGGCGACTGTTGAGGTGGGGCAGAAGATAGCCCCGATAGGTGCTCCAGCGTTCGCCGTTGAGCTGGGTCACTTGATACAGGCCAATGCCTTCCTGCTGAGGCCCGTTGAAATCGTTGGTCAGGGGATAGCCCACCTGTTCGGCAGCCTTCAGATAATGTTGCTGGAAAGGGTTGTCACTTTGTAAGTTGCTGACTTTCAACGGCCCCTCGGTACCGTGCCACTCGTCGTTGAGCGTTTGATTACCTTCGGACTTCCTGAAGTACGGCAGTACGTCCTTGAAGGCCCAGCCGTCATTGCCCTGTGCCGCCCAGGCATCGTAGTCACTGGCGTGGCCACGAATGTACGCCATGGCATTGATGGCTGACGAACCGCCCAATACTTTGCCTCGTGGCTGGTAACCACACCTGCCGTTCAGGCCCGGCTGCGGTACCGTCTCAAATGCCCAGTTGTTGATATTCTTCGGCACCATCGCGACCACGGCTGCGGGTGTCTTAATCAGCCAGCTGGCGCCCTTGCGTGATCCGGCCTCGATCAGTGCAACGGTCGTATTGGCGTCCTCGCTCAGCCGACCTGCCAGTGCACAGCCGCTGGAGCCGCCGCCCACAATCACGTAATCCACTGTTTGCATTGCCGGTCACCTTTGAAATTCTTGTTTTGGAAGGGGAGGGTACAGATCTACTGTAAGTATGGAGAGTGTGGGAAGCGGAGATAATTCTGAAGGTGATTCTGGGCCAGTTTTTCGATCACGGCATCGGGGTGTATGCATGGTGCCGCCGACTTCGCAGATGAAATGGCGGCCCCGTGTTGTGCTGTGAATTCTATCCCCAGCCTGACACATCAGTCAGCCTCTTATGAGGGCTTGAAGCGCCTTTTGTATGGTGGAATGTCATTGACGTTGGCTCCTGTGGCTTTGCAGGTAATCGCTCGTCAAGGCAGACAATGCCTTGATGCCGGTGACCAGCGCCTTGTCATCCACATAGAACTTCGGTGAATGATTGGGGGCCGCACTTTTCATGTCTTCCATGGGCGTCACACCAAGGAAAAAGAACAGCCCGGGCACTTCCTTCGCATAATAGGAAAAGTCCTCGGAACCGGTCACCAGTGGCGCTTCGAACACCCGTTGGGGAGCTACCCGCTTCAGGGTGGGGAGCATCTGTTGGGTGAGCGCCGGATCGTTCACCGTTGTGGCGTAATTGTTAACGATGGAAACCGCTGCTTCGGCGCCGGAAGCCTGGGCAATATGTTCTGTCGTCGTGGTCACATGTTCATTTACCTGCCGCTGCACGTCATCGTCAAAGGTGCGGATGGTCCCGCTCATTTTGACGGAGTCCGGGATGATGTTGTGGCGGGAGCCGCCGTCAATGGTGCCGATCGTGACAACCGCCGGAGCGGGCATGATATTTGTCTTGCGGCTGACCACTGTTTGCAGTCCGTTGATGATCTGGGCACTCGTCACGATGGGATCAACGCCATCCCAGGGTTGGGCGCCGTGGGTTTGCTCACCTTTCACGGTGATATAGAGGTCCGAGCTGCTGGCCATGGTGGGGCCGCTACGGTAACTGATGATGCCGGTGGGGGCTTTTGACGTCACATGAAGCCCGAAGATTGCGTCCACACCCGGGTTCTTGAGAACCCCTTCCTCCACCATCAGGCGAGCACCAAAATGTTGTTCGCCCTGATAGACATAGTCGCTGGGCCCTTCTTCAGCCGGCTGGAAAATAAACTTCACGGTACCCGGGAGCTGATCGCGGACGTTGGCGAGGTTCTGGGCAACCGACATCAGGATGGCCACGTGGGCGTCGTGCCCACAGGCGTGCATGACGTGAGTGTTCTCGCCCTGGTATTTCTGGATAACTTCAGACGCATAGGGCAGCCCCGTGCGCTCCTTGACGGGTAACGCATCCATGTCCGCCCTGAGACCTACCACCGGCCCGGGAAGGCCTCCTTTGAGAATGCCGACGACACCGGTCGTTCCAACCTCGGTTTGCACCTCCATTCCCAGCTTGCGGAGATGGTCGGCGACCAGTTTGGCGGTTCGGTGTTCCTGATTGCCGAGTTCGGGGTGTTGGTGGACGTCATGGCGCCATTCGATGGCTTGCTGGTGAACGGCTTCGGCTCCCTGAATGACTTGGTCTGTCAGTGATTGGTCTGCCATAACGGTTGGGGCCGTGACGGTCGTACAGGCAAGCGTTGCCCGTAGCAGTGCTTTACGCATGCTTATCTCCTTGCGATTGTTGTTTATGCTTTAGATGTGTCGACGTGGACTAGGGAGGAGGGGAGTGTTGGTACTCAGAGGGTGAGCAGCCAAACCATTCCCGGAATGCCCGATAGAATTGGGCCGTCTGTCGGTACCCAATAAGCGAGGCCGTTACTTCGTTGGAGTAACCTCGTGCAAGGTAGTTTCTGGCAAGTTTGCGGCGACTCTGGTCCAGGATGTCCCGGAAGGTCGATCCTTCCGCGCGAATATGACGTTGCAAAGAGCGCGGGCTCACAGCTAGCAGGTTCGCGCACCGGTCGATGTGTGCTTCTCCCCGGCGGGACAGGGGCGGTATCAGAATTTCGACAGATTCCTGCCAATTGGGTTGTCCCTGTAATTGTTTGAGCCGCCGTTCGCGTCTGGCCAGTTTTTCCACAGGGCACGCTTCCCAGTCCAGCTGTCGATCAAGCTGTTCCAGAGCAAACTCAATCGTCAGCTCGTCACTGCCAAAGTGTACAGGTACGGAAAACAGACGATGGTACTGATCCTGAATGGCGGGGGGAGGCACATGGTTAAGCCTGATAAGATCAATGGACTCGATGCCCAGGGCCACCAGAATTCGGGAAAAGCTATAAACCATTGCATCAAGCTGTTCGTACGCCCCCGGGTAGCCGGCTGCCGGCGTTATCCGAAGAGTGGCTGACTCAGGGTATGTTTGCAGTTTGAGAGTGCAAAGATCGGAGTTCACTTTCATGTAACGACAGAGCAGTGAGATGGCTTCGTCCAGACTCAGGGCACCCGCCAGGAATGTCCTACCCATAAACCCGGGATCGTAGTTCAGGTGGCTGTAGGCCTTCGCCATCAGGAGCGGGTCTTCGCGATCACCGGTGACAGCTGCTTGAAGTTCCAACAGGCGTTCCAGGGGGATGCGGGCGGAAGCCAGGTGCGAGTGCCTGCCAATCACAGTACTCAGGGATTTTTCCAGCTTTGCCGGCTCAACAACGTGCCTCAATCCCTTGACCGTCGTCAGGAAATGTTCGCGGGAGACCGATGATTCAGAAGTCGCTTCAAGCATGGTGTTTTTGTCTTGTTGTTCGGGCGTCAGACCGTCGCCTCAGGCTGGAGCTTACCTGAGACCCTGTCTGGAGAAATTACCGTCTGGGGAGATGTGGGGGCAAGTGCAATCGGCGCCAATTGAGTTATGGGCTTTCCGGGGTGGCAGAAAACAGAAAGGACTTGCGCTCTCACGCAAGTCCTTTCTAAACATGGCCCGCCCGATAGTAAGCGGTCCAAGTCGATCAAAAATCCCCGCGACCAATTACTTGTCTCAAAATGTCGGGATATGAAAATACTTATATATCAGTATCGTGACTGGTTAAAGCCGATTTTTGACGTAGCACTGACAGGATCTGGCTGTCCGGAAATCGAACAATAGTAGGTGGGATTCTGCCCCGTTTCTATGGGCGGTTGTAAATCGTCTTCTTTTTAGAAGAATCCATTGTCGCAACTCTGCGATTAATTACCTTTGGTTGCTTCCTCTACTATCCAAGTTCGGAAAATTTCGGCGTGTGGATGAATATATTGATTAGCAGGACGCACAAGATAAAACGCTTCTGACGTTTTTACCCCTTGGTTGAACGGTGCAATGAGTTCGCCTTTCGAAATCATTTCTGATACGAGGCTGCTCCTGCCCAACGCTATACCGTCTCCATAGCGAGCCACTTGGAGCGCGGAAATCAGCGTATCGAACTGAAGCTGGTTCCTAAATTGGAGGTCCGGGTATCCCGAGTGATCCAGCCAGTGCCCCCAGCCGTCCTCGTACCCGATCACATGGAGAAGGGTGTGTTCGGCAAGATCCTGAGGAGTCCGGGGCACCTGGAGCCCGTTCGACATGGCCGGGCTGCATACCGGGATCAACTCGTCCCAGGTCAGACGATCCGCTGCCATGCCGGGCCATGCACCCTGACCGTAGCATATTTCCATATCTGACTCGCGATTGAAATTGTCGGCCCAGATATGGCTACTGAAGCGGAGACCGACATGCGGATAACGTTCCCGGAACCGGGCAAAGCGTGGAGCAAGCCATAAGGTAAAGAAGACGAGGTTGGAGCGGATAGTCAACAAACGGGTCTTGTCCTGGCCAAAGATCTCATCCGTGGCAGTCCTGAGCCTACGAATGCACTCGTGGACGACTGGAAGGTATGCCTTTCCGGCCTCGGTCATCGATAACCCCCTGGGCAACCGATTGAACAAAGGCGTACCCAGCTGGCTCTCCAGTCCCTTGATCTGCTGGCTGATGGCCGCCTGAGTCTGATTCAATTCAGCAGCAGCCTGAGTAATATTCAAGTGGCGCGCCGTCGCTTCGAATGACCTTAGCCAATTGAGCGGGGGTAGCTTCTTTTTCATGGCGGGCTGAATCTTTTTATCGAGTGTATCCTCATTGTGTATGAGACTCGATATTAATCAAATATCTGAGGCTTAAAAAAGGCAGCGTCCCGGAAGTCGGGACACTGCCCCCCCCCCCCCTCAGTAACGAAGGGAAGGAGGGCCTTTATTTCATGGTTGGCATAGAGAATTCGATACCCTCACGCACACCGGCAGACGGCCAGCGCTGGGTAATCGATTTCCGCCGGGTGTAGAAGCGCACACCATCGGGACCATAGGCGTGGAGGTCACCAAACAGGGACCGTTTCCAGCCACCAAAACTGTGATAGGCCACCGGCACTGGCAGCGGTACGTTGATACCCACCATGCCGACCTGGATGTGATCCGTGAAGTAGCGGGCGGCTTCACCGTCGCGGGTGAAGATACAGGTTCCGTTGCCATACTCATGATCGTTGATCAACTGCA
Proteins encoded in this region:
- a CDS encoding SulP family inorganic anion transporter — translated: MQMSPSEMIFRLFPFLRWARPTKQQTRADAIAGITVGLVLIPQALAYAQLAGMPPVTGLYAALLPGIVGALFGSSSLLAVGPVALTSLLTFAALQPLAEAGSPEWVAMAIWLAFYSGLMQFFMGAFRMGILANLISNAVVQGFVNAAAVIIIVSQLPSLLGFGTGTEGNWLSTIWHEWQHAPLRLMVTAGFGLGGVAVLLLLGKFTARLPAVMVVTLIGIACSYLLGFAELGGSVIGPVGSGLPQPSLPLTLSVDQHLALLLPAAIIALISFTEAMSSCRTMSRITGEPWDRNQELIGQGLAKVTSGFSGAFPVSGSFSRTALNAYSGAKTARASLIASLVVLISLFGFTQVLYYLPTAILAAIIIVPVTRLIDVRSLTRLSRENPKDGVVALVTLVVTLVTVPNLYWGILAGMAASLLAFLHHHAMPRIIELGVHETGGFRDRNLYQLPPIAEGVLGVRMDASLTYLTAPMLERYIRKRVDADPSLKAVLISASSLNQIDSTGLDTLQDIWSFLDTKGITLYLSGPKLPLREALSRTGLAQLIKEENILATDAKAIETLK
- a CDS encoding GMC family oxidoreductase — its product is MQTVDYVIVGGGSSGCALAGRLSEDANTTVALIEAGSRKGASWLIKTPAAVVAMVPKNINNWAFETVPQPGLNGRCGYQPRGKVLGGSSAINAMAYIRGHASDYDAWAAQGNDGWAFKDVLPYFRKSEGNQTLNDEWHGTEGPLKVSNLQSDNPFQQHYLKAAEQVGYPLTNDFNGPQQEGIGLYQVTQLNGERWSTYRGYLLPHLNSRPNLTIETDALTQRVLFEGKRAVGVEVLKNGQLQQIRARKEVVLSAGAFQSPQLLMLSGVGDADELRTVGVPVVHHLPGVGKNLQDHPDFIFGYKSKDANLLGLSLKGGLHGIRQFMRYRKERRGLLASNFAEGGGFLKTDAQLDAPDIQLHFVIALVDDHARTLHGGHGFSCHVCLLRPKSRGTVSLKDRSAQTPPIIDPKFFDHPDDIETMVKGYKMTDRLMKAPALARFITKDPFTANVTTDDDIREVLRSRTDTVYHPVGTCKMGGDNMAVVDPQLRVHGLEGLRVVDASIMPSIIGGNTNAPAVMIAEKAADLMRAS
- a CDS encoding amidohydrolase, whose amino-acid sequence is MRKALLRATLACTTVTAPTVMADQSLTDQVIQGAEAVHQQAIEWRHDVHQHPELGNQEHRTAKLVADHLRKLGMEVQTEVGTTGVVGILKGGLPGPVVGLRADMDALPVKERTGLPYASEVIQKYQGENTHVMHACGHDAHVAILMSVAQNLANVRDQLPGTVKFIFQPAEEGPSDYVYQGEQHFGARLMVEEGVLKNPGVDAIFGLHVTSKAPTGIISYRSGPTMASSSDLYITVKGEQTHGAQPWDGVDPIVTSAQIINGLQTVVSRKTNIMPAPAVVTIGTIDGGSRHNIIPDSVKMSGTIRTFDDDVQRQVNEHVTTTTEHIAQASGAEAAVSIVNNYATTVNDPALTQQMLPTLKRVAPQRVFEAPLVTGSEDFSYYAKEVPGLFFFLGVTPMEDMKSAAPNHSPKFYVDDKALVTGIKALSALTSDYLQSHRSQRQ
- a CDS encoding AraC family transcriptional regulator yields the protein MLEATSESSVSREHFLTTVKGLRHVVEPAKLEKSLSTVIGRHSHLASARIPLERLLELQAAVTGDREDPLLMAKAYSHLNYDPGFMGRTFLAGALSLDEAISLLCRYMKVNSDLCTLKLQTYPESATLRITPAAGYPGAYEQLDAMVYSFSRILVALGIESIDLIRLNHVPPPAIQDQYHRLFSVPVHFGSDELTIEFALEQLDRQLDWEACPVEKLARRERRLKQLQGQPNWQESVEILIPPLSRRGEAHIDRCANLLAVSPRSLQRHIRAEGSTFRDILDQSRRKLARNYLARGYSNEVTASLIGYRQTAQFYRAFREWFGCSPSEYQHSPPP
- a CDS encoding LysR substrate-binding domain-containing protein, translated to MKKKLPPLNWLRSFEATARHLNITQAAAELNQTQAAISQQIKGLESQLGTPLFNRLPRGLSMTEAGKAYLPVVHECIRRLRTATDEIFGQDKTRLLTIRSNLVFFTLWLAPRFARFRERYPHVGLRFSSHIWADNFNRESDMEICYGQGAWPGMAADRLTWDELIPVCSPAMSNGLQVPRTPQDLAEHTLLHVIGYEDGWGHWLDHSGYPDLQFRNQLQFDTLISALQVARYGDGIALGRSSLVSEMISKGELIAPFNQGVKTSEAFYLVRPANQYIHPHAEIFRTWIVEEATKGN